The segment AATGACTCCTTATCCACTGAAGCCAGCACTTGGGATATGTGGGATGAACGATTACTTGAGATCTGCAAGAAAGCTGCAAGAGGTAATGACAGTAGTAGCATAGCTTCTTTTAGCTATAATGAAAAAAGGAGAGACCCAGATGAAGAAAGTTCTGTATTCTCAGAAACTAGTTCTATGTTCAACTTCTGCCAGAAGAACAAAGACAAACTGACCCCTCTAGAAAGGTGGCGTGTCAAACGGATACAGTTTGGATGGAATAAAAAAGATTCCAAAGCAGACAATGATAATAACACTGAAGAAAAtgaggaggggaaggaaggagaagCAAAATCACTTGCTGATGTCAACCTGACTGCTTATCAGAGCTGGAAGTTGAAGCATCAGAAAAAGCTGGgcaatgaaaacaaaaatgagaTAATTAATTTGGCAAAAGATGAAGATATTACATCTAAGAGAACTAAGCAAAGGCGTGCTGAGGTCTTGGAACGCTCCAAACGAACGTTGGAAGAGAGTAAGTCCTTGGCTGAGTATGAGACAGAGAGTTCTATGAGCGGAAGCATTCCACTGTCTATTTTCGGGTGCAGAATGTCTGATAGAAATGTAAGTGATGATACTGCTTCTATGTTAAGCATGCAGAGTAGTGGAACTTCAACGTCCAGAGCTGGAACTGCCTCAGTTACTGCAGTGCCTATGCCACCATTGCAAGTAAATCCTGATGCTACTGTTTCACTTTCTAGCATTCAGGATTGGATTGCTTCTGTGGTTACTGAGCAAATTGCAATAAAGCAAAATGAGATCATGGGTACTGCCTCACAATTAGACAAAAATATCCAACAAGGGGCCGCTGGAAGATATAGAGAGGATGACAAAATTTCACTTCTCAGCATGCAAAGTGGAAGTGCCTGCGCTAGTTCCCTGCTGGGGCCTAAAGCAGCTCGGAGCACAGATGCTCAGTCTGTCTTGTCAGGCAGCAGTCTGTCTAGCTTCAAGTCGGAAGGCTTCAATCCTAAAGGGAAGATTACAAAAACAAGCGTACCACTTTATAGCTTGTTTGCAGATGAAGTTGATCTTAAAAAGTTAGACCGCAAGGACAAAGAAATAAAAAGGGAAATGAAAGATAAAATGGATGCATACAAAAAAGAAAAGGTTGCTTCTGACAATAAACGCAGCACGTtgtttaaaaagaagaagagggaTGGAAGTGAAGATGAGGATTTGGCTGAAACAAATTCAGGATATTTTGCCAGTTCAAGAACAGATAAATTTGACACAATTTCCAATATTTCAGATAATCATTTATGCACAGGCATCAGTACACCAACGTCAGCTACCAATATACATAAATGGCTTAATGATGTTAAGGAAGTATCTGTTGACAACAAAACCTTAAAATATGACCAGATTATGAATAAGGAAACAAAGGTCAATAGGGCTTCTTACATGCATGAATTTGATAGCGGGTCATTGCCAAATCACCAGTTGGATGTAACAAAAGGTTCAGCCCCATTAGATCTTACAAGAGATTTTGATTTGAAAACACCATCGACAAGCTCAGAAAAATATACATCTCGAAGATTTGCTTCTTCCTACAACTCAAATGTTGATGATGCCAATATAACTAAGTCGAAATTTCCTACCCCATCATCGGACTATAGTTTTCGAAGGCCAAAGGCTGATGAAGCTGGCAATTCCAGAGTATTGCATTCTGAAATGTCCTCTCTTGAAATGCAGCATTCAAGTCCAGATGTTGGTTTTCAGCCATCAGACCAACCAACAACTCACCTTTTCCCAAGGAGATCTTGCTTGTACCGTTCAGAAACAGAACTAAATGCCCATGATGATACCCTGGAGACACATACAAAGAGAACATTCAAGCAGAGTTTTGCAAATGTAGAAGGACAGGGCAGTGAAAAGAGTAATAACAGTGACCTTGAAAATCCTTCAGCAAAGAAAGGTATGAAGTCTGTATCAGAAAACAACATTGAAGATGATGATGAAATTATAGCTGCTTGGAGGAATCGTCAAGAAATCAGAATCAAAGATAAAAAAGGCACCAAAGAGAATAAACATAATAATCATTTATAAATAGAATGAACGAATGAaaatttgtgtgtgtgcaaatgaatTGGTATGCACAACAGAAAAAGAAGAGCCAATTTTAACAAGAAATTTAACAACCCCTTATCCCCTCCAAACCTGGTGAGTGCAGTGCAATGCTATGCAAATTCCTCTTTTGGTCAGCTTGTAATCGTAATGTTTGAGAGAAATATATTTTAGAACCCTTTAGTGACAATAAAATGTGTCAATATATGTTTTTTGTTTAAATGGGTACCTCTTAATTTACTTTTGCTTTGGAATGTCTTTAGAATCCAGCTTCCATTTATAAAGAGGTTATGAGATGATTTTAATTCTCACAGTCAGGGAGAATGCAGCTGGGATGTCGTTCAAATGGAGTACTTCCATTTcctgctccattcccaccaaCATGAACTTTTAACACTGCTAGTTTTGGGGACAGATAACGCAGGAGCCTCATTAATGAATGCAAATTGGGGTCCTACTATGAAAAGAATGACTTTACATTATTTTTACCATCGACTGAATAGAAGAGTTCAGTGTGAAACGTTttgaaattatatttttaaaagtttgcaggGGACGCTTTGTGAACCCACTGCAGAATTTTAAAGTACAATGTTTAAAGGACAGAACATTGTTACATTTGGTTTCTTGATATGGTTCTGCATATCTGATAACAGTGCAATATCTGATCAACGGTTAACACAATTTGTTTGGTCTTGTTCTGAATCCATTTGGACTAAGAGTCACAGGGCAGTACACAGGGGACCTTTCCTACATTAATTCATAGTATTGCATGTTGGCGGGGGGAGGCTCACTGTCctttccttgactttaggcaggCACTACATTGACTTTATTTGCTCTTGGAGCATGAGTTATTAATGACTGATTTGTAATACTGCCTGCAGTCATTCTAAGATTAGCTTCGACCATATAATGCATCACACCCACAAGAAAAGTaccaatttaaaacaaaatcactCATTTGTTTTATTACTTTATATTTTTTCTAGTATTGCAATTTTACAAGTTGAAAATAAATGTAGTCCCTTTCTAAGGATCTAATTTGACAGCAAAAGCATAAATGTTATTTCAAAAAATTAAGGTAGAACAAGTGTCTTTTAGAATTGGGGGCATATGGCAGTGTGTTTCTTAAACTGGGTTCCGTGGAGCCTTTGGGTCTATAAAACCTTGCTGGAAGTCTGCAAAATAGTCAAGAGTGCACGAAGAAGCGGTGTCCAGAATCAGGCTTAGCGAGAGCCAGGAATGGAGCACGACCACCACATGTGCAGTACAGAGTGGGCTAGCTGCACTTCGGAGGGGAGctgcatggaggagcactgagaatGACAGGAAGATTGCCAGGTAAACCCATTATTGCCAAACCTGATGGTGGACACCAGGTGACTTCAGCCTTATGCAAGAGAaggaagttttttaaaaaagatatttaCGACACAACTCAAAGAAAATATAAGTTTTCTCAGGTACCAGATATTATGAGTATTACATCATATTATAACTTAAATGGGACAAGGCTATATTTACAACAAAAATGTTTGAGGACCACTGGCATATACAAGTAAAAAAACAGGAATTTTACTTAACAGAGGAAATGGAGAGAAATCAGCATATATCTAATTTGTAATTGACTTGTCCTTGAGTAAATTATAGCCTGTATATAAAGCCAATGATAATTATTACCATTTACATACAATAAAAACATAGGTCATATTCAGCTTGATCATAATACATCTACAGTAAAGGTTACACTAAAATTATTTTGACTTACTAAGAATGTATTTTCATGGAAAACGGCAAAATTAATGGTATTTTGCTATTAGGATTATCGAGACTGTGTAACACTGTTCTTTTGAGGTTCTAAAGGATAAATGCTCCAGTTGTGCCAGATCCCTAAAACAGCACCTCGTTAGCATGTGCAAAGAGCCTAACACCTATTTTAGGTGGGAAGAATGCATGACCATAAATATTAATTAATATTAAATATTGAAAGTGCTTATTCATGAAGCAAGGAAAAGGAGACAGTCCTGCATGGTACAGAAGGGCTCCCATCTCAAAAGTGCCCTTCCAGCAGTTAGAATCTACTCCAAGATAACATCACACCTAGCCTATCCACCATCGTGTGGAAGTGGCCACAGCAATTTTAAAATCTGAATAGCTTTGGGACTGAAAATAAAGAAATATAGTAAATAGACAGTCAGGTCATGCAAACTTAGCAACAAGCTTTCCCCTTTAAGAAAGAAAATGGTTAAATGGTCCTACCTAGCAGTATCCATTTTATACAGGTACTGTACATCAGTAGTGCTATTCAGGCACTGTAAATGCTTTATGGGGCTATTAGATAAGTTATATAAATTACAGACTTTAAAGAGTGTTACAGTCATAGCTTTTTGCACTAGGTAATCCTCTTGGGTTCAGCATCACGACTTACTCCTCTAAGGTGAAAACATCCCCTATGATCTGGGGAGGATGGCTTTTACTGCTCAATCTAGTTAAATCACAGCATGACTCAGGGATCATTACAGAGAACCCATGTACCATATACCGGCCACTGAACTTGCTATTATATGCAAACTCTTCTCTACAGAAGGTGGATTGAAAAGCATTCAACCGAAACAGGCACAGCTTCAAACCAAAAACCAAGTTATTTTGCAAAAATTACATGAAAGAACTCTTCACAGTGAGAACAGTCAATTTTTTCTTGGTAatggaaaataataaaaatgcaacttaTGGGAGGTATGGGGATAAATTTCATTTTTGGATAGTGAGCGAAAATCTGGCGGTTGTAGATCGGCTGCCCATTATACAGGATGCACAATTTTCCTTTCAGTTGACTCCAAAGTGAAACTACTAACTCAATAAACATAAGTTACTTTTCTAACCACGCTATTCAAAGACACATGTGTTGTACATTTTACATCTCAAGTCAATGTAGAGATGACACCAGCTTATATGTGTgaacaggttttattcacagctttaaaatgtctgttcCATGCTTACTGTTcaggcttccagctctttctatgGCTTTGTTTACTCTTTTTCTGAGTCCACACTAAGGCTTAAACAATTAAACACAGTGACCTTCAACATGAAGAGACTCACATAATTAAGTACAGAACAGTTGAACACTACAAAATTATCTAGACTTCATTTTAATGACTACTAGGACAAAACTCGATTGAGAGAGATTAATTACAAAATACCTAATGCCTGGTTCAGGCATTGACACCGCAGGGTGATGTTTTGGTTTGTAGTACACTTGCAGCCCATATTGGATGCTTAGGAGGCCATGTAGCATCCAAAAAGAGAGGCATTGCATAACCCAAATGTCCAGGCCATCTTCTTTTACTCTGGCCCTAGAACTGAGGGGTCCTTCCAGGACAGATTTGTTCTTGCTTGTTTTCTGAGTATGTGGCTCTTCAGGTCCATCCAGGTTACTGTTAAGGCCTTGGGCAAGGACATGAGCCAGCTCCCACTGCACTggttcaggtgtttctcactggGCTGCGAGGGGCATGAAGGAGTGACTCTGCTCCTTTCCCACAGTAGGGTTTATGAAGATGTTACACTACGCTCTGATCATGGGGATAAGCACAACCAGCCTCAATATTAATAGCAGTAAATGAGTAACGCTATGGGTTTAACAATTTCTCTGTCCTTAAAGATGGGGAGTATGTAGTGTTTGCTGCAGGATACCCACACCATTCTGGGAGGTGAGGCTAAGTGGTTCCTGGAATGGCACAGAGTATGGGTCTGCATGAGCCACCTGGCCACCACTTCTTACAGAGTGGCTATCTTGCTGGTCCCATATTTTCAGTGGGAGATTTTGTAGGGGGTCAAGGAGATGGTGAGCACCAGTTTGCTCCATCCCACTGTCCAGCTGGGACGCATGACGTTTCACCAAGTGAATGTGTACAATCCTCAAACCAGTGCTCAGAAAATATGGTTCTTTGAAAAAGTTCCCactcttcattttttaaaattcattcacaggatgtgggctttgctggctgggccagcatttattgtccatccctaggtgcccttgagaaggtggtgctgagctgccttcttgaactgctacagtccatgtggtgtaggtacacccacagtgctcttaggaagggagttccagggttttgggaCCAAGGGCGCAATCTATGGGAGAAGCCAGAatacatcactagagtgttgaatggatacttcacgtccgtcttcacccaatagaatgaggatgaaggtatcgaactcggggagagagagactgcgaggttcttaagcaaattgatatagggagtgacaaagtattggaggtgttggcaggcttaaaagtggacaaatctccaggtccggatgatttgtgtcccagactgctgagggaggcaagggaggagattgagggactctgacccgaatttttaattcctctctggccacaggggaggtgccagagtattggagaacagctaatgtggttctgctatttaagaagggttgtagagataagccagggaactacaggccagtaagtctcacatcagtggtaggaaaactattggagaaatttctgaaggagagtgtctatctccacttggagaggcaaggtttgatcagggatagtcggcatggctttgtcagagggaggtcatgcctaacaaatttgcttgaattttttgaggaggtgaccaggtgtgtagatgagggtagtgcagttgatgtagtttatatggatttcagcaaagcctttgacaaggtccctcatgggagatttataaagaaggtaaaggcacatgggatacagggtaatttgataaggtggattcaaaattggtttagttgtaggaggcagagggtgatgacagaaggatgctttagtgactggaagtcagtgtccagtggcgtaccacagggatctgtgctgggtcccctattatatgtcatttatataaacgacacagatgactatgtggggggtaggattagtaagtttgcagatgacacaaagattggccaagtgtttaacagtgaggttgagtttcttgggctacaggaagatatagacgggatggtcaaatgggcagataagtggcagattgaatttaaccctgaaaagtgtgaggtgatacactttggaaggagtaatttgacaaggaagtattcaatgaacagcatggcactagaaagttctgaggaacaaaggaaccttggcctgtgtgtccatagatctctgaaggcagaggggcacgttagtggggtggtgaaaaaggcttatgggacacttgcctttattaatcgaggcatagattacaaaagaatggaggtcatattggagttgtatagaaccctagtgaggccacagcttgagtactgtgtgcagttctgaccgccacattataggaaggatgtgattgcactggagggagtgcagaggagattcaccaggatgtttcctgggatgaaatgTTTAAGTtaagaagagaggttggatagacataggttgctttcgttggagcagagaggactgaggggcgacctgatcaacgtgtccaagattatgagggagatggacaggatggatagggagcagctgttccctttagttgaagggtcagtcacaaggggacataagttcaaggtgaggggcaggaggtttaggggggatgtgaggaaaaacttttttacccagagggtggtgatggtctggaatgcactgcctgggagggtggtggaggcaggttgcctcacatcctttaaaaagtacctggatgagcacttggcatgtcataacattcaaggttatgggccaagtgctggtaaatgggattaggtaggtaggttagttgtttctcacgtgttggtgcagactcgatgggccgaagggcctcttctgcactgtgattctgtgttttctgtgattttgacccagcgacagtgaaggaatggcgatatatttccaagtcaggatggtaagtaacttggaggggaatttgcaggtggtggtgttcccatctatctgctgcccttctgcttctagatggcagtggttgtgggtttggaagatgctgttggagaagccttggtgaattcatgcagtgcatcttgtagatggtacacactgctgctactgtgcatcggtggtggagggagtgaatatctgtggatgtggtgccaatcaagtgggctgctttgtcctggatagtgtcaagcttcttgagtgttgttggagttgtactcatccaggctagtggagagtattccatcacactcctgacttgtgctttgtagatggtagacaggctttggggagtcaggaggtgagttactccatcgcacaattcctagcctctgatctgctcttgttgcCAGAGTTTTCATATGGCtcgcccagttcagtttctggtcaatggtaaccccaggatgttgatagtgggggattcagtgatagtaatgccattgaatgtcaagaggcaatggttagattctctcttgttggagatgttcattgcctgacacttgtgtggcataaatgttaattgccacttgtgagcccaagcctggatattatccaggtcttgctgcatttggacatggactgcttcagtatctgaggaggcgcaaatggtgctgagcattgtgcaatcatcagcgaacatccgcacttctgatcttatgatggaaggaaagtcattgatgaagcagctgaaggtggttgggcctaggacattaccctgaggagctcctgcagtgatgtcctggagctgagatgactgacctccaacaaccacaaccatcttcctttgtgctagatgtgagcctaaccagtggagagtttttgccctgatttccattgactccagttttgctagggctccttgatgccacactcggtcaaatgctgctttgatgtcaaggacattCACTCACATTTCACCTCAGGAGTtgagctctttggtccatgtttgaaccaaggctgtaatgaggtcaggtgctgaatggccttggaagaagccaaactgggcatcagtgagcaggttattgctaagcaagtgccacttgatagcactgttgatgatcccttccattactttactgatgatcgagagtagactgatgggggggcgggtgatggtggtggggtgtggtggggggggcggggtgcgtaATTGGTCGGATTgttttgtcctactttttgtgtactggacatacctgggcaattttccacgtagccgggtagatgccagcgttgtagctgcactggaacagcttggctaggggcacggcaagttctggagcgcatgtcttcagtactattgtcggaatattgtcaggagccataacctttgcagtatccagtgccttcagccatttcttcatatcacgtggagtgagttggagtggctgaagactagcatttgtgatgctggtgacctccggaggaggctgagatggatcatccgctagGCACTtatggttgaagattgtagcaaatgcttcagccttatccatttgcactgttgtgctgggatcccccatcattgaagatggggatatttgtggagcctcctcctccagagagttgtttaattgtccaccagcattcatgactggatgtggcaggactgcagagcttagatctgattattggttgtgggattgcttatgctgtttggcatgcaagtagtcctgtgttatagcttcactaggttgatacctcatttttaggtatgccaggtgctgctcctggcatgccctcctgcactcttcattgaagcacaGTTGATGGGCcacgagattacagattgtgttcgagtacaattctgctgctgctgatggc is part of the Carcharodon carcharias isolate sCarCar2 chromosome 18, sCarCar2.pri, whole genome shotgun sequence genome and harbors:
- the dusp27 gene encoding serine/threonine/tyrosine-interacting-like protein 2 isoform X3, whose protein sequence is MATSQNTNSEQVVPGDNDQDDVLSVQARYLRSPSPSRFSVMSDTDTESIFMEPIHLSSAIAATKIINEELKPKGIKVEPMSPKMLESAEQLLVEDLYNRVKAKFDDTSRFNTPCIMDIQRALMQKMEAPRELMDEVWPNVFIAEKSATVNKVRLKRLGITHILNAAHGTGVYTTTGFYAGMEIQYLGIEADDFPDFDLSKHFRKAAEFMDEALLTYRGKVLVCSVMGVSRSAALVAAYLMIFHHLTIMEALMTLRKKRPIFPNEGFLMQLRELNENLLEERGQYDLDDDDETLSQCSVIEAKSHSVSMAQEETQSIMGAKAHSILVEEEDTNSLIANSLMSSATKTSVASKRPPLIEEAEEERIYEEWRAKQGLPPIEQTKKLREDRPKPLEDLEEESNVDWLIREWQSKNEKFQLDPCRQPEPLNNGEEDGGSIIAGSRQYFANKQDDTASVDSLDSELLQQRLEEYLNKPRRMRNDSLSTEASTWDMWDERLLEICKKAARGNDSSSIASFSYNEKRRDPDEESSVFSETSSMFNFCQKNKDKLTPLERWRVKRIQFGWNKKDSKADNDNNTEENEEGKEGEAKSLADVNLTAYQSWKLKHQKKLGNENKNEIINLAKDEDITSKRTKQRRAEVLERSKRTLEESKSLAEYETESSMSGSIPLSIFGCRMSDRNVSDDTASMLSMQSSGTSTSRAGTASVTAVPMPPLQVNPDATVSLSSIQDWIASVVTEQIAIKQNEIMGTASQLDKNIQQGAAGRYREDDKISLLSMQSGSACASSLLGPKAARSTDAQSVLSGSSLSSFKSEGFNPKGKITKTSVPLYSLFADEVDLKKLDRKDKEIKREMKDKMDAYKKEKVASDNKRSTLFKKKKRDGSEDEDLAETNSGYFASSRTDKFDTISNISDNHLCTGISTPTSATNIHKWLNDVKEVSVDNKTLKYDQIMNKETKVNRASYMHEFDSGSLPNHQLDVTKGSAPLDLTRDFDLKTPSTSSEKYTSRRFASSYNSNVDDANITKSKFPTPSSDYSFRRPKADEAGNSRVLHSEMSSLEMQHSSPDVGFQPSDQPTTHLFPRRSCLYRSETELNAHDDTLETHTKRTFKQSFANVEGQGSEKSNNSDLENPSAKKGMKSVSENNIEDDDEIIAAWRNRQEIRIKDKKGTKENKHNNHL
- the dusp27 gene encoding serine/threonine/tyrosine-interacting-like protein 2 isoform X1 codes for the protein MINGVNWKTVMATSQNTNSEQVVPGDNDQDDVLSVQARYLRSPSPSRFSVMSDTDTESIFMEPIHLSSAIAATKIINEELKPKGIKVEPMSPKMLESAEQLLVEDLYNRVKAKFDDTSRFNTPCIMDIQRALMQKMEAPRELMDEVWPNVFIAEKSATVNKVRLKRLGITHILNAAHGTGVYTTTGFYAGMEIQYLGIEADDFPDFDLSKHFRKAAEFMDEALLTYRGKVLVCSVMGVSRSAALVAAYLMIFHHLTIMEALMTLRKKRPIFPNEGFLMQLRELNENLLEERGQYDLDDDDETLSQCSVIEAKSHSVSMAQEETQSIMGAKAHSILVEEEDTNSLIANSLMSSATKTSVASKRPPLIEEAEEERIYEEWRAKQGLPPIEQTKKLREDRPKPLEDLEEESNVDWLIREWQSKNEKFQLDPCRQPEPLNNGEEDGGSIIAGSRQYFANKQDDTASVDSLDSELLQQRLEEYLNKPRRMRNDSLSTEASTWDMWDERLLEICKKAARGNDSSSIASFSYNEKRRDPDEESSVFSETSSMFNFCQKNKDKLTPLERWRVKRIQFGWNKKDSKADNDNNTEENEEGKEGEAKSLADVNLTAYQSWKLKHQKKLGNENKNEIINLAKDEDITSKRTKQRRAEVLERSKRTLEESKSLAEYETESSMSGSIPLSIFGCRMSDRNVSDDTASMLSMQSSGTSTSRAGTASVTAVPMPPLQVNPDATVSLSSIQDWIASVVTEQIAIKQNEIMGTASQLDKNIQQGAAGRYREDDKISLLSMQSGSACASSLLGPKAARSTDAQSVLSGSSLSSFKSEGFNPKGKITKTSVPLYSLFADEVDLKKLDRKDKEIKREMKDKMDAYKKEKVASDNKRSTLFKKKKRDGSEDEDLAETNSGYFASSRTDKFDTISNISDNHLCTGISTPTSATNIHKWLNDVKEVSVDNKTLKYDQIMNKETKVNRASYMHEFDSGSLPNHQLDVTKGSAPLDLTRDFDLKTPSTSSEKYTSRRFASSYNSNVDDANITKSKFPTPSSDYSFRRPKADEAGNSRVLHSEMSSLEMQHSSPDVGFQPSDQPTTHLFPRRSCLYRSETELNAHDDTLETHTKRTFKQSFANVEGQGSEKSNNSDLENPSAKKGMKSVSENNIEDDDEIIAAWRNRQEIRIKDKKGTKENKHNNHL
- the dusp27 gene encoding serine/threonine/tyrosine-interacting-like protein 2 isoform X2; protein product: MNWKTVMATSQNTNSEQVVPGDNDQDDVLSVQARYLRSPSPSRFSVMSDTDTESIFMEPIHLSSAIAATKIINEELKPKGIKVEPMSPKMLESAEQLLVEDLYNRVKAKFDDTSRFNTPCIMDIQRALMQKMEAPRELMDEVWPNVFIAEKSATVNKVRLKRLGITHILNAAHGTGVYTTTGFYAGMEIQYLGIEADDFPDFDLSKHFRKAAEFMDEALLTYRGKVLVCSVMGVSRSAALVAAYLMIFHHLTIMEALMTLRKKRPIFPNEGFLMQLRELNENLLEERGQYDLDDDDETLSQCSVIEAKSHSVSMAQEETQSIMGAKAHSILVEEEDTNSLIANSLMSSATKTSVASKRPPLIEEAEEERIYEEWRAKQGLPPIEQTKKLREDRPKPLEDLEEESNVDWLIREWQSKNEKFQLDPCRQPEPLNNGEEDGGSIIAGSRQYFANKQDDTASVDSLDSELLQQRLEEYLNKPRRMRNDSLSTEASTWDMWDERLLEICKKAARGNDSSSIASFSYNEKRRDPDEESSVFSETSSMFNFCQKNKDKLTPLERWRVKRIQFGWNKKDSKADNDNNTEENEEGKEGEAKSLADVNLTAYQSWKLKHQKKLGNENKNEIINLAKDEDITSKRTKQRRAEVLERSKRTLEESKSLAEYETESSMSGSIPLSIFGCRMSDRNVSDDTASMLSMQSSGTSTSRAGTASVTAVPMPPLQVNPDATVSLSSIQDWIASVVTEQIAIKQNEIMGTASQLDKNIQQGAAGRYREDDKISLLSMQSGSACASSLLGPKAARSTDAQSVLSGSSLSSFKSEGFNPKGKITKTSVPLYSLFADEVDLKKLDRKDKEIKREMKDKMDAYKKEKVASDNKRSTLFKKKKRDGSEDEDLAETNSGYFASSRTDKFDTISNISDNHLCTGISTPTSATNIHKWLNDVKEVSVDNKTLKYDQIMNKETKVNRASYMHEFDSGSLPNHQLDVTKGSAPLDLTRDFDLKTPSTSSEKYTSRRFASSYNSNVDDANITKSKFPTPSSDYSFRRPKADEAGNSRVLHSEMSSLEMQHSSPDVGFQPSDQPTTHLFPRRSCLYRSETELNAHDDTLETHTKRTFKQSFANVEGQGSEKSNNSDLENPSAKKGMKSVSENNIEDDDEIIAAWRNRQEIRIKDKKGTKENKHNNHL